The genomic region CCCGTCGTGTCCGGGAAGGTCGACCCGGCCACGGGGGCCTCGCTGTCCATGATCCGCGACACCTCGGTCGACTTCTCCTGGTTCCCGCTCGAGAACCCGGGTCTGGTGACGATCCCGCTCGCGTTCTTCCTCGGCTGGCTCGGGTCGGTCACCGGCAGGGAGCGCGGGAACGAGCGGCGGGCCGCGGAGATGGAGGTCCGCAGCCTCACCGGCGCGGGGGCGGAGAAGGCGGTGGAGCACTGAGCGGGCGACGGCTACGACGCTGAAACGTCTCAGGGCAACGTGGGGATCGTCACGCATCGTGAACGTGACTACGGAGCGTGTTTGAGGGATGGTTTCGTTCGCCCGAACGGGTGAGCGAAACGCGCCGTCGCGACGGTGCGTGCGTGGTGGTCCGCCCCCCGGGTCCACCCCCACCCGTCCCTCTCGAGCTCTGAGGACCCATGACCCCACGTCTCCCCCGCACCACTCTCCTCCCCCTCGCGGCCGTCGTCGCGCTCGCCCTCCCCTTCACCGCGACCGTCGAGCCGGCGTCCGCTGCGTCCCGGGAAGCGGTCACGATGCCGGCCGGCGGTCCCTTCAGCGCCGGCACCGCCTGGCGGCTCGACGTCCGCGACGCCCCGGTCGCCGACCGCTCCCGCGGCATGGTCGCGAACGTCGCGCGTCAGACGGCCGAACGGTACGGCGGGGTCGCCGCCTTCAACGTCGACCAGTACACGACGAGCTTCTACACCGTCCCGGCCGGCCAGCGGCGCGTCGACGTGAAGTGGACCAACTGCCAGTCCATGTCCTTCACCCCCACCGGCCTGCTCGGCAGCGGCGGGCAGTTCTCGGACGTCCCGGTGCCGGCGGACGCGGTCCCGGCCGCCGGGAACGACGGCCAGCTGACGGTGTACTCCCCGTCCACCGACCAGCTCTGGGAGTTCTGGCAGGCCGAGCGCGTCGGTTCCCACTGGCAGGCCTGCTGGGGCGGGCGCATCGACCACGTCTCCCGCAGTCAGGGACGCTTCTCGGGCACCTTCGGCGCCAGTGCCAGCGGCCTGGCCGTCTCGGGCGGGACCATCGGCATCGACGAGGTGCGCCGCGGGTCCATCGACCACGCGATCGCCCTGTCGCTGCCTGAGATGGGCCGGGGCACGAGCTACCCCGCCTCGCGCGGCGACGGCTGGGTGAAGGGGGGCGACAGCATCCCCACCGGCACGCGGCTGCGGCTGCCGGCCTCGGTCGACGTGGACGCCCTGGGCCTGCACCCGGTGGCGCGCATGGTGGCCGTGGCGGCGCAGAAGTACGGCTTCATCGTCACCGACACCGGCGGTTGCACCTCCGTCGTCGCCGAGAGCCCCGCCGCCGTGGAGGCGAAGACCGGGAAGGACCCCTGGGACCAGCTGCTCGACGGGACCCCCAACTACAGCGTCATGGCCGGGTTCCCCTGGAAGTCGTTGCAGGCGCTGCCGAAGGACTACGGCAAGCCCTGATCCGGCGGGTCAGCCCCTCCGACGCGCCACGACCTCGTCGTACAGCGTGCGGGAGGGGACCCCACCGCGGTCGGCCGTCACCCTGACGGCGTCCTTGAGCCGGTAGCCGGACGAGACGAGCGCGAGGACCTCCTCGACGAGTTCACCCGGCTGCCGGCTCGGAGCACCGGAGGACCCGGCGACCACCAGGCAGACCTCGCCCCGGACCTCCTCCGCGGCGGCCCACGCGGCCAGCTCCCCCAGGGGCCCCCGCACGACCTCCTCGTACGTCTTCGTCAGCTCCCGGCAGACGGCGGCACTGCGGTCGGGCCCGAAGGCGTCCGCCATCGCGGCGAGCGTGGTGGCCGTCCGGTGCGGGGACTCGAAGAAGACGAGCGTGCGCTCGTCGGCGGCCAGCGCCGCGAAGGTGCGGCTGCGCTCCCCCGGCTTGCGCGGCGCGAAGCCCTCGAAGGCGAAGCGGTCGCTCGGCAGCCCCGAGACCGCGAGCGCCGTCAGCACCGCCGACGGCCCGGGGACGACCGTGACCGGGAGCTCGGCGTCCACGCACGCTCGGACGAGCCGGTAGCCGGGGTCGGAGACCGACGGCATGCCGGCGTCGGTCACCAGGGCGACGGTCGCCCCCGAGCGCACGAGGTCCACCAGCTCCGGGGTCCGCTCGACCTCGTTGTGCTCGTGGTAGCTCAGGACCTTGCCCTGCGGGGCGATCCCGAGCGTCGATGCGAGCCGGCGCAGGCGGCGGGTGTCCTCGGCCGCGACGACGTCGGCGGTGGTCAGCAGGTCCACCAGGCGCGTCGTCGCGTCGCCGGCGTTGCCGATGGGCGTCCCCGCGAGCACGAGACGACCCGGGGTCCGCTGCGCATCCACCCGCGCCATCGTGCCGCACGGGGTCGCCCCCGCCCGCCTCAGGTCCGCGGCAGGTAGGGCACGAAGGCGTCGGCGAGGCGCCGCGCCGCGGTCGCGCTGAGGTGGCTGTGGTCGCGGTAGACGAGTGTGTCCCCCAGGACGACGGGGCAGCTCCCCTCGCTGCACAGCCAGCTCGTGGAGTCGGCGTAGGCCGCCCCGAGGTCGGCTGCGGCGCGTTCCACCGCCTCCCGGCGACGCGGGTGGTTGAGCGCACGGGCCTCCTCGACGGCGCAGGCCGAGGCGTCGTCGAGGTGCCGTGCGACGCAGCGCGGCACGTCGTCACCGGGGTAGGGGGTGTCGCCCAGGACGAGGACGGCGCTGCCGCTCGAGCGCAGGTCCTCCACCGTGCTGCGGACACCGCGGTCCCAGGCCGCCACCGCCGCGTCCTCGTCGCCGGTCGCGTCCGAGGAGACGATGCCGGACGTGACGACGAGGTCGGGACGGAGGACGCCCACCTCGGCCACGACGGCGTCCCGCCAGGCGTAGCACTCGTGGTAGTCGCGGCCGAGGCTGGACTGCACGACGTCGAGGTCGTAGACGGGGCACCCCGACTTGGTGAAGCTCAGGACCCGGTACCCCTGCGAACGGCCGACCTCGTCGAGGGCCGGCAGCCACTGGTAGGCGTGGGAGTCGCCGACGAGGACGAGGGTGCGCGAGGCGGTGACGTCGCCGAAGGCGCAGGCCGCCCCCGGCGTCGGCCGCGGTGCGGTCTCCTCGAACCCGACGTGGCAGCTGACGCCGTCGACGGGACTGGCAGACGGCTTGTCCTCCGACGCACCGTCGAGACCGGGGGCGAGGTTGGCCGGGACGGCGCGTGCGACGAGCCCGGCGTTCAGGGTGGCGACGCTCCCGTCACCCGCCAGGACAGGGGCCGCCGCGGCCGGTCCGTCACCACGGGTGGTGGTGGACGTGGCCGAGGCCAGACCCGTGACGGCCAGCAGGAGGACCGAGGCGACGGCGGCCGCAGCCAGGGGGCGCACCCGCCCGCGCAACCGGGGGCTGCGCCGGGACGGGTCCTCCACCAGCACGAGGGTCGCCTGCGCCAGGGCGAGCGTGGCGGCCGCGACGACCAGCCCGACGACGAGGGAGGGCTCGAGGTCCAGGACCGCGGGGACCAGCAGCAGCGCCGGCCAGTGCCAGAGGTACCAGCCGTAGGAGACCCGGCCGATGCGCTGCGCTGCAGGGCGTCCGAGGAGGTGCCGCTCGACCGGGGTGGCCCCGGGACTCCCGGCGAGGATCACCAGCGCCGTCCCGAGCACGGGCAGCAGCGCCGTGGGACCGGGGAAGCGGGTGCCGTCGTCGTAGAGGACCGCGGAGGCCACGACGCAGGCGAGGCCGACGGCCGCGGCCCCGGAGAGGACGAGGCCCACCACCGGCAGGTCCCGGACGGCGCGGACGCGACGGACGAGCGCCGGGCCGGCGAAGGCGACGACGGCGCCCGCCCCCAGTTCCCAGGCGCGAGCGGGCAGCAGGAAGTACGCGTAGGGCTGGGCGACGTCGAGGAGCCAGGCGCTGCAGAGGAAGGAGAGCAGGCTCAGGACGCCGGTGGCGACGGCCGCCACGAGTCGGGGCCGCGCGGTCCCGCGCGCCACCGAGCGTGTCACGCGTGCCCCGAGCCACCACACCAGCAGCAGGACCACCGGCCACAGGGCGTAGAACTGCTCCTCCACGCCGAGCGACCAGTAGTGCTGCAGCACGGACGGTTCCGCGTTGGCCTGGTAGTCCACCCCCTGGAGGGCGAGCCGGACGTTCATGGCGAAGAGGGCCGTCCACCGGGCGTCGGCGAAGGTCGCGCGCGTCTCCACGGGCGGCAGCAGCAGCCAGCTCACCACGACGGTGACCAGCAGCACGAGCAGTGAGAGCGGCAGGAGGCGCCGGACACGACGGCCGTAGAAGGCGGCCAGGGACAGCCGCCCGGTCCGTTCCAGCTCCGACACCAGGTGGGTCGTGATGAGGAAGCCCGAGATGACGAAGAAGACGTCGACGCCGACGAAACCGCCGGTCAGCCCGGGGACGCCTGCGTGGTACAAGACGACCAGGAGCACGGCGACGGCACGCAGGCCCTCGATGTCGGGCCGGAACTTCCGCCCCGCGGCGGCCTCGGGGACGCCGCCCACGGTCACGCCCAGTCCCGACGTCGACGTCGCCTGGGCGGTCCCGCCAGGTCGGCGCACCAGGTCAGCCACGGGCCGGCCCCTGCTGTGCGGGCACCCGGACGCCACTGGACGCGGGCAGCAGGCAACCCCTCAAGACCATCCGCATGGGACGCAGAGTAGCGACTTCTAGACGCCCCGTGGCGCCGTGTGAGCTACCGCACCTCCCCGGGGCCGCCGGGCGTCGCGGCGACACGGCAGGGCGCCGTCGTGTCCCGTCACCTGGCGTCACGGGGGCAGGCGCGCCTGGTGCACACGAGTGCTCTGCGCGGAGGGCGACTGAAGGTCCGGCCCGGGTGTCCCGATGGGTTCAGTGCTGCCCGAACCCTGTCGTCACTGGAGGCCTGCTCATGCTCCGCCGTCTGCCCGTCGCGCTCACGCTCGCCACGTCCGCCGTCGTCGCCCTCTCCGCGAGCGCCGCCACCAGTGCCATCGCCGCCCCCGCCGCATCCGTTACAAGCACCACGGAGAGCGCGGTCCTGGCCCGCACGATGCCGGCCGGCGGGGTGTTCTCGCAGGGCACCGCGTGGCGTCTGGACGTCAGCAAGGCCCCCAAGAACGCCAACTCCGCCGCCATGGTCAAGAACGTGGCGGCGCAGACCGCGGCGCAGTACGGCGGCGTCGCGGCCTTCAACGCCTACCAGTACTCCACGAGCGTGTACACGGTCTCGTCGAGCACCCCCAAGGTGGACGTCAAGTGGAACAACTGCCAGGGCAAGTCGTGGACCCCGGCTGGACTGCTGGGTCCCGGTGGGCAGTTCACGCAGGTGCCGATCCCGGTCGACGCCGTGCCCGCCAAGGGCAGCGACAGCCAGCTGACCATCTACTCCCCCAGCACCGACCAGCTGTGGGAGTTCTGGGTGACCAAGAAGGTCGACGGTGTCTGGAGCGCCTGCTGGGGCGGGCGCATCGACGGGGTCTCCTACAGCCAGGGGTACTTCCAGGACGGATTCGGGGCCAGCGCGAGCGGGCTCGCCGTGGCGGGCGGGACCGTCGGCATCAAGGACGTGCAGTCCGGCGCGATCGACCACGCCCTCGCGCTGCACATCCCCACCCCCGGGACGTGGAAGGAGTTCAGCTACCCCGCGCAGCGCAGTGACGGCTACGACACGTCGGCGGCGCGCGTCCCGGAGGGAACGCGTCTGCGTCTCGACCCGAGCATCGACGTCGACTCCCTCGCCCTGCACCCCGTCGCGAAGATGATCGCCAAGGCGGCGCAGAAGTACGGCTTCATCGTGACCGACAAGGCCGGCTGCACCGCTGTCGTCGCCGAGAGCCCTGCCGCGGCGATCGCGGCGACCGGCGTGGACCCGTGGAAGGCCCTGCTGGGCAGCACCCCCAGCTACTCGGTGATGAAGAACTTCCCCTGGGACAAGCTCCAGGCGCTGCCGAAGGACTACGGCAAGCCGTCTGCGCCCACCGGTGCCGGTGACGGCGCCACGCCCACCCCGACGACCACCGTCGGCCCGATCAGCAAGTACGCCTCGGACACCGCCTACCGCGTGCTGCGCAACGGGTGGGGGCCGGTCGAGAAGGACCGCAGCAACGGCGAGCAGGCCGCCGGGGACGGCAAGGCGCTGAAGGTCGGCGGGACCACCTACGCCAAGGGTTTCGGGGTCCACGCCTCCTCCGAGATCGTCGTGCCGGTCAACGGCGCCAAGACCTTCTCCTCGAAGGTCGGGCTCGACGCCGAGGTCGGGACGCGCGGCAGCGTGCAGTTCCAGGTGTGGAACGGCGGCAAGAAGCTCGCGGACAGCGGACTCGTCCGCGGCGGAGAGGCCGCTCGCACGATCGTGGCCGACGTGAGCGGGGTGTCCGAGATCCGCCTCGTGGTCACCGACGGCGGCAACGGCGTCTCGGGCGACCACGCCGACTGGGCGAACGCGGGCTTCTCGTCCTGAGCTGGAGCGGGTGGGGTCAGGCGGGCGAGGAGGCGGTGTCCCCGTCCCCGGGTGACCGCAGCCGCGGCCAGCGCGCGCCGAGCACGAGGGCTCGCCCCCAGGCCGACCGGCGCGCGAGCAGTTCCACGAGGATCCCCACGGCGATGCCCGCGCACAGGCCGAGCAGCACGTTCACCGTGACGCTCGTGATGCCGAGGCGCTCGAGGACCATCCGCGCGGCGGACGTCCCGAAGACGTGGCAGGTGTAGATGGAGAACGAGAACCCACCGATGACCGCGAGGGGTTTGACGGTCCGCCGCACGAGGAGCAGCGACAGGCAGGCGGTCACCCCGAGGGCGGAACTCAGGAGCGCGTGCCGTTCAGGCAGGCGGTCGACCCAGCCCTGCAGCCCGAACTGCGACCAGACGCCGAGTGCGACGGCGAGCGCGACGACACCGCCGCGCACGGGCAGCGGCGCACTGCGGAAGGAGAAACGCCGCGCCGCGACGCCGGCCAGCACGAAGGGCAGGAGGAACAGGGCGTCGCGCAGTCCGAGGAGGTTCGTCGGCGTGGGCACCACGGCATCGGCGACCACCGCCGCGACCACCGCGGCCACCATCGGCAGACGCCTGTCGAGGAGGCCGAAGCGGTCCGCGAGGCCGAGCAGGACGAAGACCCAGAAGATCGCCTCGAGGAACCAGAAGTGGGCCACGGGCAGGACGTGCCAGAGGTACCAGGGAGTTTGGCCGACGCCGTTCACCCCGCCGTCGGTCGCCTCCCCGGCCGAACCGCGCACGAGGGCGAAGACGGTTCCGACGACCAGCATGGGCACGAGGAGACGGCGGGCCTTGCCCTGGACGAACTGCGGCCAGCCGTCCCGCAGGGGTCGCATGGCGTAGACGTAGCCCGACAGGAAGCTGAACAGGGGCATGCGCACGTACACGACCGAGTCGACCAGGTAGGACCATGGGTTGTCCGGCGGGAGGCGGAGTCCGTCCCCCGGCCCGCCACCACGGACGTGGTAGAGGACGACGAGGAGGCAGGCGAGGCCGCGCAGGGTGTCGACGGACGCGTCGCGCCCCGGCGGGACGACGAGCAGGCGCCCGGTGGCGCGCATCTTCTCGGCAACGGTCACGGGGGCCTCCGGGTCGGGTCGATGTCGACGTCATTCCGGGCACCGTCGCCTCCGGGCGCGAAGCTACACCACCCTGACGGCGCACAACCAGCGCCGAGAGTGACGACGCATCACGGACCGCTTCGCCCGACACGCCGTGAAACACGCTGTTAACGTGCGCCCATGGAGCTCAACGACCAGTTCCTCGTCTCGGCAGGTGCACGGCCGCACCCCGACGGGTGGCTGGTGGCGCAGGCCGGCCGGTGGACCCTCGCGAGCAGCCCCACCCTCCCGGTCACCCCCCTCCTCGACGAGCACGGGGCGACGGCGGGCTGGCTGCTGGGGTGGGTCGTGGCGCCGGACGGGGAGTTCCTGCACCAGCGCCCCAC from Kineococcus endophyticus harbors:
- the rsmI gene encoding 16S rRNA (cytidine(1402)-2'-O)-methyltransferase — translated: MARVDAQRTPGRLVLAGTPIGNAGDATTRLVDLLTTADVVAAEDTRRLRRLASTLGIAPQGKVLSYHEHNEVERTPELVDLVRSGATVALVTDAGMPSVSDPGYRLVRACVDAELPVTVVPGPSAVLTALAVSGLPSDRFAFEGFAPRKPGERSRTFAALAADERTLVFFESPHRTATTLAAMADAFGPDRSAAVCRELTKTYEEVVRGPLGELAAWAAAEEVRGEVCLVVAGSSGAPSRQPGELVEEVLALVSSGYRLKDAVRVTADRGGVPSRTLYDEVVARRRG
- a CDS encoding acyltransferase family protein: MADLVRRPGGTAQATSTSGLGVTVGGVPEAAAGRKFRPDIEGLRAVAVLLVVLYHAGVPGLTGGFVGVDVFFVISGFLITTHLVSELERTGRLSLAAFYGRRVRRLLPLSLLVLLVTVVVSWLLLPPVETRATFADARWTALFAMNVRLALQGVDYQANAEPSVLQHYWSLGVEEQFYALWPVVLLLVWWLGARVTRSVARGTARPRLVAAVATGVLSLLSFLCSAWLLDVAQPYAYFLLPARAWELGAGAVVAFAGPALVRRVRAVRDLPVVGLVLSGAAAVGLACVVASAVLYDDGTRFPGPTALLPVLGTALVILAGSPGATPVERHLLGRPAAQRIGRVSYGWYLWHWPALLLVPAVLDLEPSLVVGLVVAAATLALAQATLVLVEDPSRRSPRLRGRVRPLAAAAVASVLLLAVTGLASATSTTTRGDGPAAAAPVLAGDGSVATLNAGLVARAVPANLAPGLDGASEDKPSASPVDGVSCHVGFEETAPRPTPGAACAFGDVTASRTLVLVGDSHAYQWLPALDEVGRSQGYRVLSFTKSGCPVYDLDVVQSSLGRDYHECYAWRDAVVAEVGVLRPDLVVTSGIVSSDATGDEDAAVAAWDRGVRSTVEDLRSSGSAVLVLGDTPYPGDDVPRCVARHLDDASACAVEEARALNHPRRREAVERAAADLGAAYADSTSWLCSEGSCPVVLGDTLVYRDHSHLSATAARRLADAFVPYLPRT
- a CDS encoding NPCBM/NEW2 domain-containing protein, with the protein product MLRRLPVALTLATSAVVALSASAATSAIAAPAASVTSTTESAVLARTMPAGGVFSQGTAWRLDVSKAPKNANSAAMVKNVAAQTAAQYGGVAAFNAYQYSTSVYTVSSSTPKVDVKWNNCQGKSWTPAGLLGPGGQFTQVPIPVDAVPAKGSDSQLTIYSPSTDQLWEFWVTKKVDGVWSACWGGRIDGVSYSQGYFQDGFGASASGLAVAGGTVGIKDVQSGAIDHALALHIPTPGTWKEFSYPAQRSDGYDTSAARVPEGTRLRLDPSIDVDSLALHPVAKMIAKAAQKYGFIVTDKAGCTAVVAESPAAAIAATGVDPWKALLGSTPSYSVMKNFPWDKLQALPKDYGKPSAPTGAGDGATPTPTTTVGPISKYASDTAYRVLRNGWGPVEKDRSNGEQAAGDGKALKVGGTTYAKGFGVHASSEIVVPVNGAKTFSSKVGLDAEVGTRGSVQFQVWNGGKKLADSGLVRGGEAARTIVADVSGVSEIRLVVTDGGNGVSGDHADWANAGFSS
- a CDS encoding acyltransferase family protein yields the protein MTVAEKMRATGRLLVVPPGRDASVDTLRGLACLLVVLYHVRGGGPGDGLRLPPDNPWSYLVDSVVYVRMPLFSFLSGYVYAMRPLRDGWPQFVQGKARRLLVPMLVVGTVFALVRGSAGEATDGGVNGVGQTPWYLWHVLPVAHFWFLEAIFWVFVLLGLADRFGLLDRRLPMVAAVVAAVVADAVVPTPTNLLGLRDALFLLPFVLAGVAARRFSFRSAPLPVRGGVVALAVALGVWSQFGLQGWVDRLPERHALLSSALGVTACLSLLLVRRTVKPLAVIGGFSFSIYTCHVFGTSAARMVLERLGITSVTVNVLLGLCAGIAVGILVELLARRSAWGRALVLGARWPRLRSPGDGDTASSPA